The following coding sequences lie in one Rutidosis leptorrhynchoides isolate AG116_Rl617_1_P2 chromosome 6, CSIRO_AGI_Rlap_v1, whole genome shotgun sequence genomic window:
- the LOC139851517 gene encoding thaumatin-like protein 1 codes for MATHYFVSCHCCITFFLLVICKGIMGTSTFTFKNRCDYIVWPGILSSAGSTPLDSTGFELSPGESRSFQATPGWSGRFWGRTGCTFDANGQGSCATGDCGSNQMSCNGAGATPPATLAEFTIGSGSGSGSNALDFYDVSLVDGYNLPMAVDASGGTGACGTTGCVTDLNRMCPNELRAGDGQACKSACEAFGNPEYCCSGSFGSPDTCRPSVYSEMFKSACPRSYSYAYDDATSTFTCMGASYTITFCPGSTSQKSSTVPSVSSGTTTNAPPMIHRDPEPQGDPNGSSWLPSFSIGGSSRGISSNAATLTLTSFIVLFFQI; via the exons ATGGCAACACACTATTTTGTTTCTTGTCATTGCTGTATAACCTTCTTTTTGCTGGTGATTTGCAAAG GTATAATGGGAACTAGTACATTCACTTTCAAGAATAGATGTGATTACATAGTATGGCCAGGGATATTATCAAGTGCAGGCAGCACACCACTAGATAGCACCGGGTTCGAACTTAGCCCAGGCGAGTCACGCTCCTTCCAAGCCACACCAGGTTGGTCGGGTCGATTTTGGGGTAGAACGGGTTGCACTTTTGATGCAAATGGTCAAGGAAGTTGTGCAACTGGTGATTGTGGATCCAATCAAATGTCATGCAATGGGGCTGGTGCAACTCCACCTGCAACCCTAGCCGAATTCACAATCGGATCAGGTTCAGGGTCAGGATCAAACGCGCTTGATTTCTACGACGTGAGCCTAGTAGATGGATATAACTTACCAATGGCAGTTGATGCTAGTGGTGGGACGGGTGCGTGTGGTACAACAGGATGTGTAACCGACTTGAACCGAATGTGCCCGAATGAGTTAAGGGCCGGAGATGGACAAGCTTGCAAAAGTGCGTGTGAGGCTTTTGGGAATCCGGAATATTGTTGTAGCGGGTCATTTGGGTCACCCGATACTTGTCGCCCGTCGGTGTATTCCGAAATGTTTAAATCGGCTTGCCCGAGATCGTATAGCTATGCTTATGATGACGCTACGAGTACGTTTACATGTATGGGCGCATCTTATACAATTACATTTTGCCCTGGTTCAACAAG tcaAAAATCATCAACGGTTCCATCGGTATCAAGCGGAACAACGACAAATGCTCCACCAATGATTCATAGGGACCCGGAACCTCAAGGCGATCCAAACGGTTCATCATGGTTGCCGAGTTTTAGCATAGGAGGATCATCGAGAGGAATTTCAAGTAATGCAGCCACATTGACACTAACTTCATTCATAGTCTTATTTTTCCAAATATGA